In Tumebacillus amylolyticus, the genomic stretch GCTCGCTTCGACTCCCGATGCGGTGGTCGGCGGTCTGTTTTTGCCGGCGGCGGCGTCTCTGGTGATCACCGGCGTCTCGATTTTGGGCAGAATGGAGAAGACCGAGAGCAACCGATTGGTGGCAGGTCTTTCGCTTTTGCTGGCAGTAGCTTTGCCGCAAGCTTGTAACGGAGTCACAGGCTGGGCCGCTCCGTTTTTGACGAATACAGTTCTGGTCGGCGCGTTGTCTGCGGTGGTTCTGCAAGCGGTCTTGGTGCAGATCCCGCGTGTGTTCGGGCGTCGAGCAGAGTAGGGAAGAGGGAGGTCGACCGCGTGTCGGCCTTTTTTTCGAGGAGAACAGGAGGGATTCAACCATGCGCGAAGCATCGGAGCGTATCGTGGAACGCGTGCTGAGCTATATCGAGGAGTTCGCAGACTCTTCCAATCTAGAGAGCGTACATAATGAGGCATTCGGCAAACTGGCATTGGACTTGTTCGCCTACCAATTCCAACACAACCCCGCTTACAAAAAATACTGCCAAGCCCGCCGCAAGTCCCCCCTCACAGTGAAACATTGGCAAGACATCCCGCCGATCCCCTTCCAAGCATGGAAGGAGCTGACGATGAGCTGCGAGCCTGTCGAGGAGGCCCAAGCGGTCTTCATGACCAGCGGCAGTACCGATCCGACAAAAAAGGGTCGGAACTACCATCCGACCCTCCAAGTCTGGGATGCGTCGATGGTGCCGCCGTTCCGCAAATTTGTCATGGCAGGTCGTGACAAAATGGCGATTTTGGTGCTCTCACCCGCCGCCGATGTCAACGAAAACTCCTCCCTCTCCCGCTATCTCACGAAAGCGGTGGAGAACTTCGGGACGGAGGACAGCGGTTTTTATTACGACCGAGGCCTCGGGTTTGAAATGGCGCGCCTCGCCGAAACCATGAAAGACCTCGTCGCCCGCAACGTCCCCGTGATGCTGATGGGCGCGACGTTTGCCTTCGTGCATTTCCTCGACTACTGCAAAGAAACGAAGCTCTCGTTCGAACTCCCGGAAGGCAGCCGCATCTTCGATACCGGCGGGTTGAAGGGACAAGCTCGTGAAGTCTCGGCGGAGGAACTGCTCGCGAGCTTCCAAGCGGTGTTCCACGTCAACCGTGCGAACTGCGTCAACATGTACGGCATGACGGAGTTGAGCTCTCAGATGTACGACCGCAATTTGGAAACGCAAGCGGCGGGCGGCGAGATTCTGTACGACAAAGTCGGCCCTGCGTGGGTGCGTACCGTCGTGCTCGACCCTGACACTCTGCAACCTGTGGAACGCGGCCGCACCGGCGTCCTCGCCCACTATGACCTCGCGAATTGGAACTCGTCGCTCGCCCTGCTGACCGAAGACATGGGCTATGAAACGGACCACGGCTTCGTTCTGCTCGGACGTGCCAAGGGCGCAGAAGCACGCGGTTGCTCCATCGCCGTCGATCAACTTTTGCAGGCACAGAGGGGGTAACGAGATGATCGCGGCGTTTCATGTGCCAAGCGGCATCTCGTTTGCAGAGTACGAGGAGCGGGAGATTCAGACGGAGCAGGGGACGGTGACGTTGCAATTTCCTGTCCTCACCCCGGCGAACATCCACGAGATCGCCGAACGAGTGCGTCAAGGCCGAGCACAGGGTCTGGCTCGTTGGTCAACGGAGCAAATCGTCACCCTCATCGACGAAGCTGTCCACCTCTGGCTCAACCCCTCCTATGAAAAACGCCGCTTGGCAGAATCCCTGCTTCCCGTCCTCACCGGCTACGACGCGGAGATGATCCGTCTTGAGTTAAAAAGGTTCCTTCGCAACTTTCGTCGCAAGGAACTCCACCGCTTCCTCGCCGAAGAGTTGGACGACCCGGCGGTGCTCGACGGATTTCGTCCGCGCAAGTCGGGAGGGCAGAGTCGGGCGTTTGGGCCGGAGCTGTTGGTGCAGATTTTTTCGGGGAACGTGCCGGGGTTGCCGATCTGGAGTCTCGTCATGGGACTGCTCACCAAGTCGGGGACGATTGGCAAGACGTCGTCTGCGGAACCGCTGATGGCGGCTTTTTTTGCGCAGTCTTTGGTGGAGGTGTGTCCGGAGATTGGCGAGGCGATTGCGATACTGCCGTGGCGGGGCGGGACGGTCGATCTGGAAAAAGCCGCCTACGAGCAGGCGGACGTGATCATCGTCTACGGTTCAGACGAGACGGTTGAGCAAGTTCGCACCCAAGCGGGCGCCGGGAAAGTAGTCGTCGGCTATGGGCACAAGATCTCGTTTGCCATGATTGGACGCGAAGCACTGACGGCAGACCGCTACCAAGAGACGATCCACCGACTGGCCGAAGACGTCGCCATCTACGACCAGCAGAGTTGCCTCGCCCCGCAAACCCTCTTCGTGGAACAGGGCGGCGTCGTCGGACCGCGCCAAGTCGCCCAACTACTCGGGGCCGAACTGGAACGGTATCAGAAAAAACGCCCGCGTGCGACCGTCAGCGAGGAAGAAGCGCTGGCGATCCGTCGTTTGCGAAGCGAGGTGGAACTGGCAGAGATGGGCGGGGAAGAAGTGGCCCTTTTTGCTAGTGAGACGGGGACCGACTGGACGGTCACGTATCGAGAGAAGCCAACGTTCGCAGGCTCGACGCTCAACCGCACGGTTCAAGTCTCGGCATGCCATTCAGTAGAAGAAACCCTGCCTCTGCTGCGACCCTATCAACGCTATCTGCAATCGGTGGGTCTCGCCGTAGGGCCACAGCGTCTGTTCGAACTCGCGAATCTCTTAGGCGAAGCGGGCGTGAACCGTGTGACCGCCATCGGGCAGATGACACGAGCGGCGGCGGGGTGGCATCATGACGGCCGCTACAATTTGCTCGACCTCTTGCGCTGGACGGACATCGAAGCGCGGGTCGAGTTGGACAGTGAACGCTATGATCCCGATGTCGAGTAAAAGGAGGGAGGGAGCCAAAATGGAGAACCTATTCAGTTTGCAAGGAAAAATCGCCTTGGTCACAGGTGCCAGCCGAGGCATCGGCGCGGGAATTGCCAAGCAGTTGGGAAGTTTGGGCGCGTATGTCGTCGTGAACTATCTGAAAAACGAAACCGCCGCACAGCGCGTCGTCGCTGAAATCGAAGCAAACGGCGGCGGTGCCGTCGCTCTGCAAGGAGATGTGCGGGACGCCGACAGCGTGCAAGCGATGGTTGAACAAATCGTCGAGGCATTCGGGCGCGTCGACATCGCGATCAACAACGCCCTGAGCCCCTACACGTTCAACCCCAAAACGCGCAAGACCGCTTGGCAAACGCAGTGGAGCAACTACCAAGCGCAATTGGAAGGAAGCCTCGGCGGTGCGTTTCACGTCTGCCAAGCGGTCCTGCCGCACATGCAAAAGCAATTGTCCGGTCGCATCGTGAATCTGGTGACGAACCTCATCGAGTTTCCCATCGTCCCGTACCACGACTACACGACGGCGAAATCGGCACTCCTCGGCTACTCGCGCAACTTGGCGGCGGAGGTCGGTCGATTCGGGATCACGGTGAACTGCATCGCCCCCGGTTTGACCTATCCGACCGACTCCAGCCGCGAGACGCAAGAAGATGTGCGCGAGTCGATCCTCCGACTGACGCCGCTTGGCAGACTGGCGACTCCCGATGACATCGCGCGTGCAGTGGCGTTGTTCGCCACAGATGCCTCCGCTTTTATCACCGGGCAGTGCCTCTATGTCGA encodes the following:
- a CDS encoding CoF synthetase, which codes for MREASERIVERVLSYIEEFADSSNLESVHNEAFGKLALDLFAYQFQHNPAYKKYCQARRKSPLTVKHWQDIPPIPFQAWKELTMSCEPVEEAQAVFMTSGSTDPTKKGRNYHPTLQVWDASMVPPFRKFVMAGRDKMAILVLSPAADVNENSSLSRYLTKAVENFGTEDSGFYYDRGLGFEMARLAETMKDLVARNVPVMLMGATFAFVHFLDYCKETKLSFELPEGSRIFDTGGLKGQAREVSAEELLASFQAVFHVNRANCVNMYGMTELSSQMYDRNLETQAAGGEILYDKVGPAWVRTVVLDPDTLQPVERGRTGVLAHYDLANWNSSLALLTEDMGYETDHGFVLLGRAKGAEARGCSIAVDQLLQAQRG
- a CDS encoding acyl-CoA reductase, with protein sequence MIAAFHVPSGISFAEYEEREIQTEQGTVTLQFPVLTPANIHEIAERVRQGRAQGLARWSTEQIVTLIDEAVHLWLNPSYEKRRLAESLLPVLTGYDAEMIRLELKRFLRNFRRKELHRFLAEELDDPAVLDGFRPRKSGGQSRAFGPELLVQIFSGNVPGLPIWSLVMGLLTKSGTIGKTSSAEPLMAAFFAQSLVEVCPEIGEAIAILPWRGGTVDLEKAAYEQADVIIVYGSDETVEQVRTQAGAGKVVVGYGHKISFAMIGREALTADRYQETIHRLAEDVAIYDQQSCLAPQTLFVEQGGVVGPRQVAQLLGAELERYQKKRPRATVSEEEALAIRRLRSEVELAEMGGEEVALFASETGTDWTVTYREKPTFAGSTLNRTVQVSACHSVEETLPLLRPYQRYLQSVGLAVGPQRLFELANLLGEAGVNRVTAIGQMTRAAAGWHHDGRYNLLDLLRWTDIEARVELDSERYDPDVE
- a CDS encoding SDR family oxidoreductase, with translation MENLFSLQGKIALVTGASRGIGAGIAKQLGSLGAYVVVNYLKNETAAQRVVAEIEANGGGAVALQGDVRDADSVQAMVEQIVEAFGRVDIAINNALSPYTFNPKTRKTAWQTQWSNYQAQLEGSLGGAFHVCQAVLPHMQKQLSGRIVNLVTNLIEFPIVPYHDYTTAKSALLGYSRNLAAEVGRFGITVNCIAPGLTYPTDSSRETQEDVRESILRLTPLGRLATPDDIARAVALFATDASAFITGQCLYVDGGLVMR